A window from uncultured Desulfobacter sp. encodes these proteins:
- a CDS encoding EFR1 family ferrodoxin (N-terminal region resembles flavodoxins. C-terminal ferrodoxin region binds two 4Fe-4S clusters.), translating to MKIKSVRCICFSPTGTTRTIAENIVKGIHPECVEFLDITKRSQRNDLFLLDKDEIVIFATPVYYGRVPEEILPYLTSLKATQTPVVLVAVYGNRAFEDALKELHDIAVNAEFIPVAGGAFVAEHSYSSKTYPIAANRPDESDIRKAQEFGVAIRKKLQNAESSGHLTAITIPGQSPYIEPVNLHMIKEARSIVALTPETDAAKCTKCGQCVEVCPTGAISPDDVTQTDRWQCLICFACVKICPEEARQMNEPNFQSAIQALQQNCLDRKEPEIFL from the coding sequence ATGAAAATCAAATCAGTACGTTGTATCTGCTTTTCCCCAACGGGAACAACAAGGACTATTGCAGAAAATATTGTTAAGGGCATCCATCCTGAATGTGTGGAATTTCTTGATATAACGAAAAGATCACAGCGCAATGATCTATTTTTGTTGGACAAAGACGAGATCGTCATTTTCGCAACCCCCGTATATTACGGTCGTGTGCCCGAGGAAATTTTACCATACTTAACTTCATTAAAAGCGACGCAGACCCCTGTTGTCCTTGTTGCAGTATATGGGAACAGAGCATTTGAAGATGCCCTCAAAGAATTACATGATATAGCTGTTAATGCCGAATTTATTCCAGTAGCTGGCGGCGCCTTTGTTGCTGAGCATTCGTATTCCTCAAAAACTTATCCTATTGCAGCAAATCGTCCTGATGAAAGTGATATCCGAAAAGCGCAGGAGTTTGGGGTTGCGATTCGAAAGAAACTGCAAAATGCTGAATCATCGGGGCATTTAACTGCGATTACAATTCCAGGCCAGTCTCCCTATATCGAACCTGTGAACCTACATATGATAAAAGAAGCACGATCAATTGTAGCCTTAACCCCGGAAACAGACGCAGCAAAATGCACAAAGTGCGGGCAATGTGTCGAAGTATGTCCCACTGGAGCAATTTCTCCTGATGACGTTACTCAAACAGATAGGTGGCAATGTCTTATATGCTTTGCATGTGTGAAAATCTGTCCGGAAGAAGCAAGGCAAATGAACGAACCAAATTTCCAATCCGCTATTCAGGCATTACAGCAAAACTGCCTGGATAGGAAAGAGCCAGAAATATTTTTATAA